The window GTTCTTGAAACCTTGCAGTTTCCTATTTAGTCCTTTCACTAACTCTTTGATGTCCAAGAATAATTTATTCCTTGGTTCTGTGTAGGCTTTAATCTTGGAGCGCATTTTCTTCATTGCGTCCCTCTTCGGTATATGTGACATGACATATAACGTGTTTCCACCTTTTCGTCTGATTGGAAACTTCCGATTATGAAAACCTAGAAAATCAAAACCATCTATGTCATTCCACAGATTAACTAGTCTCGATTTGTTTCTATTAATAGTAAGGTCGAGTTTTCCCATTATTGATTGGATAACCTTTATACTTTCAAGTGCTTGTGATTTGGTTTTGCACATGATGACGAAGTCATCCGCATACCTTATGAGTTCACCCAAGTCTTTGAACTTCTTCTCCCAAAGCATATCCATTGTATTTAAATAGATATTCGCTAAAAGAGGTGAAATTACACCACCTTGAGGTGTACCAGTAATCGGATTTCTTATTTTGCCTTCCTCCATTATGCCTGACTCTAACCATTTTCGAACAAGTTTTAAAACCCGTCGGTCACTAATCCTTTGTTCTAATAATTTCATCAACTTATGTTGATTGATATTATCGAAATATCCTTGGATATCGACGTCTACTACCCAAAAACATTTCTTACTGGCTTTTCTTATCTTTGCCATTGCTTGATGGGCATTTCGTTTTGGACGAAAACCAAACGAACAGTCATGAAAGTCAGCTTCGAATATTGGTTCAATAACCATTTTCGTTGCCATTTGTGCGACTCGGTCTTTAATAGTAGGAATTCCTAATGGACGTTTCTTACCATCATCCTTTGGAATATAGGTTCTTAGGACTGGACTAGGGTGATAACGTTTCTCCTTTAATTCTAGATAGAGTTCGTTCATAAATTTCTTCTCACCGTACTCCGAGACGATTTGTTCAATCGTCTGTCCATCGACACCTCCACTTCCTTTCTTACGTTTCACACGTTGCCACGCTTCCCATAGAATATCAGGACGATAGATTTTGTCATATAAAGCGTGAAATCTTCGAGTTGGACATTCCTTGGCACAAAGATATAACGTCTTCCAGAGTTCTTGAGCTTTTACATTATTGGTGTAGTTAGTCATTTTCCTGACATTCACTGACTCTTACCTCCTTCTGACATATGAACGAAGTAGGGTAATGGCTAACGCCGTCCTTCCCTAGACAATGTTGTGTTGTCATTGTCATCATTGGTACTATGACCCCCTCCGACTCCCTCTCATCCATCTACCATTTCGTTTGCACTTATAGGTTTCTGCTTTACTTTCTTGAGAAAGTGATGAGGAGGGTATCCCCAGTTCCGTTAACTACTTTCCTAACATGTCGTTCCCCTTACCCCGAGAGATTCTTCGGTGCTGCTGTTCCAAGTTCTTCACACCTTCCATGGTCTTCGCCCATATTCACAAGGCTCGACTTCTCTTTAGCCACCGTAGGTGGGTTCTTTTGACGAGACGGCAGGATTCACTTTATGTTACAACCTGTTAGTTTGCTCGCACTCTGCTAGAGAGTTACTTTGTCACAGGGCTTCAACCTTAGAATTTCTTCACCAGTTGCCTGTCAGCTACTGAGCGTCTTGGTACTTACTCAGATTGGACTTTCACCAATTAGCAATTAACGGCTTGCTGGGCACGCTGGATTGAAAAGACGCGCCAATCTGGCACGTCTTTTCTTATGTGTCATCCACATCCCCATTATATAGCCATTAATTCTCGTTCTCTAATGAAACGAATAGCAGCTCCACGAGTACTGATTTTATTTTTGACGAGCATTTCCAATAATGAAATGTAATAGCTGCCATCAAATTCCTTTTGTGACTTTAGTGTTAGCTCAATCGCGGTATTGGTCAATTCATCCGATGCTTTCGTATACTGTTTTCCGAAGTGGATGAAGCCGATTGCATCCTCTCGCAAATTGAATCCTTTACTTTCTAGAAAATCAACATATTGTGCTACTGTTTTCAATTGTATCCATCCCTCTCCCTAACAATTTCCCTATACCATATTACTTCAATTTTAGACAAATTTCTATTACTTTTTTGTCAATAGATGACCTATTGTACCTGTTATGATACCAAGAATTGCTCCGCCTACTACTTCTTCTGGTTGGTGACCAAGCATTTCTTTTAGTTTTTGCGGTGTTTTTTCTTCGAATTCTACGGTAGTCTCATCTTTATGAGCCTTTTCAAGTAAATCGTCTAAATCATTTACCTTCAACGTTAATTCACCTGTTTGACGGCGGATTCCTTGAGCATCATACATGACAATTAGACCATAGATCATCGAGAGGGCAAAATCAATCGTTGGAAGACCTCTTTTTAAGGCGATGAAAGTGGTCAATGATGCTACACCTGCGGAATGGGAGCTCGGCATCCCTCCGGTTTGAAAAAATAAATTAGGGTCCCATTTTCCTGTTTTTGCAAAATGAATAGGAATTTTCAAACCTTGAGCCAAGCCTATGCTGAGTAAAGCAATATATACCCCTTTGTTCATACACTTCACCTCTCTTTATAGTGTGAAGAATGAAGAGTGGATTTATTCTCATTGGAAATAATAGTAATGGAGGTGAAGGAATTGGGCCAAAAAAAGCAGTCTAACAGAGGCAAAAAGGCTCCTGGGGTTAATCCACAAGGGTACGGTCAAGATGCAGAATTTGCCGAGGAGCCAAAAAGCAAACTCGAAAATAAAGCGAAAAAGTCAAACACAAAAATTTAAGCTTGTTCAGTAAAAAAAGACAGACAATACTGTCTGTCTTTTCTCCATTTAGTTGGCTATTTCTGTTTCAAAATCAATAAAGCGATGGAGCCCCTTCATTTCCACTTCATTAAATTTAGCCATAACCTTTCCTTGGTTAAGCGTGAATTTCGCTTTTTCGAGCTCGTATTTAATGGGCACATCGCATTTTATTTCAGCTAGCTTTCTGCTTAAATAGAGCATTTCCAGATCGCTCTCAATCTTTGTTTTCTGAGCCTTTGTTAATTGATCCAAATTCGCTACCACACCATCCACATGGCTATATTGCTGTAGCAGCTTTAAGGCTGTTTTTTCACCGATTCCCTTTACACCAGGATAATTGTCACTGGGATCTCCCATAAAGGCCTTCAGATCAATCATTTGTCTCGGCATTATTCCTTTTTCTGCAAAAAATGTATCCTTATTATGCACAAGGTAGTTTCCAAAGCCTTTTTTTAATAAGATAACCGAAACATAATCATCAATCAGCTGTAAAATATCCTGAT of the Bacillus tuaregi genome contains:
- a CDS encoding DUF6123 family protein, which codes for MKTVAQYVDFLESKGFNLREDAIGFIHFGKQYTKASDELTNTAIELTLKSQKEFDGSYYISLLEMLVKNKISTRGAAIRFIRERELMAI
- the ltrA gene encoding group II intron reverse transcriptase/maturase; the protein is MNVRKMTNYTNNVKAQELWKTLYLCAKECPTRRFHALYDKIYRPDILWEAWQRVKRKKGSGGVDGQTIEQIVSEYGEKKFMNELYLELKEKRYHPSPVLRTYIPKDDGKKRPLGIPTIKDRVAQMATKMVIEPIFEADFHDCSFGFRPKRNAHQAMAKIRKASKKCFWVVDVDIQGYFDNINQHKLMKLLEQRISDRRVLKLVRKWLESGIMEEGKIRNPITGTPQGGVISPLLANIYLNTMDMLWEKKFKDLGELIRYADDFVIMCKTKSQALESIKVIQSIMGKLDLTINRNKSRLVNLWNDIDGFDFLGFHNRKFPIRRKGGNTLYVMSHIPKRDAMKKMRSKIKAYTEPRNKLFLDIKELVKGLNRKLQGFKNYYLISTHAKKWLNRIDWYVLERLVLFYNKKRNNRKKHGKLKDVREEVDHILVKLAG
- a CDS encoding divergent PAP2 family protein, with amino-acid sequence MNKGVYIALLSIGLAQGLKIPIHFAKTGKWDPNLFFQTGGMPSSHSAGVASLTTFIALKRGLPTIDFALSMIYGLIVMYDAQGIRRQTGELTLKVNDLDDLLEKAHKDETTVEFEEKTPQKLKEMLGHQPEEVVGGAILGIITGTIGHLLTKK
- the sspL gene encoding small, acid-soluble spore protein L; this translates as MEVKELGQKKQSNRGKKAPGVNPQGYGQDAEFAEEPKSKLENKAKKSNTKI
- a CDS encoding 5'-3' exonuclease, with product MLVDGMALLFRAFFATAVTGQFMINSKGIPTNAVNGFVKHFFMAVSSFKPSHVAVCWDMGSKTFRNEMFADYKGNRSEAPVELIPQFDLVKEVVDAFDVPNIGLEGFEADDCIGTIANQAKDEANVYILTGDQDILQLIDDYVSVILLKKGFGNYLVHNKDTFFAEKGIMPRQMIDLKAFMGDPSDNYPGVKGIGEKTALKLLQQYSHVDGVVANLDQLTKAQKTKIESDLEMLYLSRKLAEIKCDVPIKYELEKAKFTLNQGKVMAKFNEVEMKGLHRFIDFETEIAN